A region of Anopheles merus strain MAF chromosome 2R, AmerM5.1, whole genome shotgun sequence DNA encodes the following proteins:
- the LOC121591064 gene encoding elongation factor 1-alpha 1-like isoform X2 produces the protein MGKEKTHINIVVIGHVDSGKSTTTGHLIYKCGGIDKRTIEKFEKEAQEMGKGSFKYAWVLDKLKAERERGITIDIALWKFETSKYYVTIIDAPGHRDFIKNMITGTSQADCAVLIVAAGTGEFEAGISKNGQTREHALLAFTLGVKQLIVGVNKMDSTDPPYHEARYEEIKKEVSSYIKKIGYNPASVAFVPISGWHGDNMLEPSDKMPWFKGWAVERKEGKAEGKTLIEALDNILPPSRPTDKALRLPLQDVYKIGGIGTVPVGRVETGVLKPGMVVVFAPVNITTEVKSVEMHHEALAEALPGDNVGFNVKNVSVKELRRGYVAGDSKASPPKGASDFTAQVIVLNHPGQICNGYTPVLDCHTAHIACKFAEIKEKCDRRSGKVTEENPKSIKSGDAAIVNLVPSKPLCVESFQEFPPLGRFAVRDMRQTVAVGVIKSVNFKEASGGKVTKAAEKAQKKK, from the exons ATGGGAAAGGAGAAGACTCATATTAACATCGTCGTCATCGGTCACGTCGACTCTGGTAAGTCGACCACCACCGGCCATCTGATCTACAAGTGCGGCGGTATCGACAAGCGTACGATTGAGAAGTTCGAGAAGGAGGCGCAGGAAATGGGCAAGGGCTCGTTCAAGTACGCGTGGGTGCTGGACAAGCTGAAGGCGGAGCGTGAGCGTGGTATTACCATCGATATCGCGCTGTGGAAGTTCGAAACGTCCAAGTACTACGTGACGATCATCGACGCCCCTGGCCATCGCGATTTCATCAAGAACATGATCACCGGTACGTCCCAGGCGGACTGTGCCGTGCTGATCGTTGCCGCCGGTACCGGCGAGTTCGAGGCCGGCATCTCCAAGAACGGCCAGACCCGCGAGCACGCCCTGCTGGCCTTCACGCTCGGCGTCAAGCAGCTGATCGTCGGCGTGAACAAGATGGACTCGACCGATCCGCCGTACCATGAGGCGCGCTACGAGGAAATCAAGAAGGAGGTGTCGTCGTACATCAAGAAGATCGGCTACAACCCGGCTTCGGTTGCGTTTGTGCCGATCTCGGGCTGGCACGGTGACAACATGCTCGAACCGTCGGACAAGATGCCGTGGTTCAAGGGATGGGCCGTGGAGCGCAAGGAGGGCAAGGCTGAGGGCAAGACGCTCATCGAAGCCCTGGACAACATTCTGCCGCCGTCGCGCCCAACCGACAAGGCGCTTCGTCTGCCGCTGCAGGACGTCTACAAAATCGGCGGTATCGGTACGGTACCGGTCGGTCGTGTTGAAACCGGCGTTCTCAAGCCAG GTATGGTGGTTGTATTCGCCCCGGTCAACATCACCACTGAGGTAAAGTCCGTGGAGATGCACCACGAGGCACTGGCCGAGGCTCTGCCCGGTGACAACGTTGGCTTCAACGTGAAGAACGTGTCGGTGAAGGAGCTGCGCCGTGGCTACGTTGCCGGTGACTCCAAGGCTAGCCCACCGAAGGGTGCCTCCGATTTCACCGCTCAG GTCATCGTGCTGAATCATCCGGGCCAGATCTGCAACGGCTACACGCCGGTGCTCGATTGCCACACCGCTCACATTGCGTGCAAGTTTGCGGAAATCAAGGAGAAGTGCGATCGCCGTTCCGGCAAGGTGACCGAGGAGAACCCGAAGTCGATCAAGTCCGGTGACGCTGCGATCGTCAACCTGGTGCCAAGCAAGCCGCTGTGCGTCGAAAGCTTCCAGGAGTTCCCGCCGCTCGGCCGCTTCGCCGTGCGCGACATGCGTCAGACGGTGGCCGTCGGCGTCATCAAGTCGGTCAACTTTAAGGAGGCTTCCGGTGGTAAAGTAACGAAGGCCGCCGAAAAGGCccagaagaagaaataa
- the LOC121589761 gene encoding epoxide hydrolase 4-like — MGSQKRDYDVLEIVPKWEITKIYLRCLLANFTILLKWLYESVKCKVNPTAIMRRTIERTDFPNKPPIFMTDTNLGRHSYVKLENTKLHFVEAGSRSNPIVLLLHGFPDCWFGWRYQIPELTHYFHVIALDLKGFNDSDKPHWRFEYTPKKVCEDLRKFLIAISAKSVSIIGHDLGATIGWLFAHTNPEMVDKFVSVSTPHPNLLWDNLPKSSPFNRSWLEFVQLPMLPEMELKHTADKLLRRCHSHVTKEKLYLSGTNGTLTNNLMEAYLYSFCQTDDWRGPLNYYRNFLFYRVRDGEILQCPCLIITGNDDRFYKLESVVKSSEFCENFIIKIIEQCGRAPHQEMAAEFNSTLLKFLIGKKFSQKPTEVQPTQARGLVGRMFGGIGTVANNTVKLGNNLRETYAFANPLSNVPNFMIKG; from the exons ATGGGCAGTCAGAAGCGCGACTACGACGTGCTGGAGATAGTGCCAAAGTGGGAGATTACCAAGATCTATCTGCGATGTCTGCTGGCCAACTTTACGATACTGCTCAAGTGGCTTTACGAGAGTGTAAAGTGCAAGGTGAACCCGACCGCGATTATGCGGCGCACCATCGAACGAACCGACTTCCCCAACAAGCCACCGATCTTCATGACCGACACCAACCTTGGCCGGCATTCATACGTGAAGCTTGAG AACACCAAACTACACTTCGTTGAGGCCGGTAGTCGCAGCAATCCCATCGTGCTGCTCTTACACGGCTTTCCCGACTGTTGGTTCGGTTGGCGCTATCAG ATACCGGAGCTGACACATTATTTTCACGTTATCGCACTGGATTTGAAGGGATTCAATGACTCGGACAAGCCGCACTGGCGCTTCGAGTATACGCCGAAAAAGGTGTGCGAAGATTTGCGCAAATTCCTGATCGCGATCAGTGCCAAAAGTGTGTCCATCATTGGGCACGATCTGGGGGCAACGATTGG ATGGCTATTTGCCCACACCAACCCGGAAATGGTGGACAAGTTTGTAAGCGTTTCGACACCCCACCCGAATCTGCTGTGGGACAATCTTCCAAAAAGTTCACCCTTCAACCGAAGCTGGTTAGAATTTGTACAG CTACCAATGTTGCCCGAGATGGAGCTGAAGCATACGGCCGATAAACTGCTGCGCCGCTGTCACTCTCACGTTACAAAGGAAAAACTCTACTTATCCGGCACGAACGGCACACTGACGAACAACCTGATGGAGGCGTATCTGTACAGCTTCTGCCAAACGGACGACTGGCGGGGTCCGCTAAACTACTATCGCAACTTTCTGTTCTACCGTGTGCGCGATGGCGAGATCCTGCAGTGCCCGTGTCTGATCATAACGGGGAACGACGATCGGTTTTACAAGCTCGAGTCGGTAGTGAAGAGCTCAGAGTTTTGCGAGAACTTCATTATAAAAATCATCGAGCAGTGTGGCCGCGCACCGCACCAGGAGATGGCGGCCGAGTTTAACAGCACGTTGCTCAAATTTTTAATAG GTAAAAAGTTCTCACAAAAACCCACCGAAGTGCAGCCTACGCAAGCGCGAGGTCTGGTGGGTCGGATGTTTGGAGGCATTGGAACCGTTGCAAACAACACCGTAAAGCTGGGCAATAATCTACGAGAAACGTACGCGTTTGCAAATCCGCTCAGTAATGTTCCAAATTTTATGATAAAAGGAtag
- the LOC121589293 gene encoding translation machinery-associated protein 16 homolog has protein sequence MPKQTILKELAKCKHPKSRKTLALTRKVKKINNREKTKLGHAAKANIVGKKLAWFAERLLEREDPLMPAEYEALVDEYLQRFDQELEQIKIVQSIGKHRATQHAAREAVIKTTIETEKLNFNTGGGIELPDLCDAVNFKLFQEWDGSAASIQHLKLKFISRKSLKTSAAKKEAEVEKMME, from the exons ATG CCTAAGCAAACCATTCTCAAAGAGTTAGCCAAATGCAAACATCCTAAGAGTAGAAAAACACTAGCTCTTACCCGTAAGGTCAAAAA AATCAACAAccgagagaaaacaaaactgggACATGCAGCAAAGGCCAATATTGTCGGTAAAAAGCTGGCATGGTTTGCGGAACGGCTCCTGGAACGCGAGGACCCGCTGATGCCGGCTGAGTATGAAGCGCTGGTGGATGAGTACCTGCAGCGGTTCGATCAAGAGCTGGAACAAATCAAAATCGTACAATCCATCGGCAAGCATCGCGCGACGCAACACGCTGCACGCGAAGCAGTGATCAAAACTACGATCGAAACGGAAAAGCTTAACTTCAACACCGGAGGCGGCATCGAGCTGCCCGATCTGTGCGATGCGGTTAACTTTAAACTGTTTCAAGAGTGGGACGGCAGTGCAGCGAGCATACAGCATTTGAAGCTTAAGTTCATTTCGAGAAAATCGCTCAAAACAAGCGCCGCCAAGAAGGAGGCTGAGGTAGAGAAAATGATGGAATAA
- the LOC121589292 gene encoding abasic site processing protein HMCES, translating to MCGRTCLTLEPKELESCCKYNKSGQNKPKQPRYRNEFNCGKKYVPSFNVAPTDVTPVLVSALHFDESADSADRLLVPMMWGMVPRWHKGDYRKHGLTTNNCRLEGLAFSKLYGPPLASGQRCVTLCEGFYEWQTVKPLKPSERAAFYVHAPQAEKVKMEDKSTWQLETGGQLQLLRIAGLFDVWNDENGDKLYSYTVITFETEGQFASIHHRSPAILETDAQVADWLDFKRVPANRALNLLQPCQALKWYRVSNVVNNSRNKSDQCNKPLEQGKSGDGSGKSGVVPKSKMMQSWLIVKKRKHDDGEEKPPAVEGSVKQELKTEPVDKKPKPDPDVP from the exons ATGTGTGGCCGAACGTGTTT GACACTGGAACCGAAAGAGCTGGAAAGCTGCTGCAAGTACAACAAAAGCGGACAAAACAAACCGAAACAACCGCGCTACCGAAATGAGTTCAATTGTGGGAAAAAGTACGTCCCTTCGTTTAATGTAGCTCCGACGGACGTAACGCCAGTGCTTGTTTCCGCCCTGCACTTTGATGAGTCGGCCGATTCAGCCGATCGGTTGCTGGTGCCGATGATGTGGGGCATGGTACCACGCTGGCACAAGGGTGACTACCGGAAGCACGGCCTAACCACGAACAACTGCCGGCTGGAGGGATTGGCGTTCTCGAAGCTGTACGGACCACCGCTCGCCTCGGGCCAACGGTGTGTCACACTTTGCGAAGGCTTCTACGAATGGCAAACGGTAAAACCGCTGAAGCCCTCCGAACGGGCCGCTTTCTACGTGCACGCGCCGCAGGCAGAGAAGGTCAAGATGGAGGACAAATCCACCTGGCAGCTAGAGACGGGAGGGCAGCTGCAGTTGCTCCGCATTGCCGGGCTGTTCGATGTGTGGAACGACGAGAACGGGGACAAGCTGTACAGCTACACGGTGATCACGTTTGAAACGGAGGGTCAGTTCGCGAGCATACACCATCGATCGCCGGCCATTCTCGAGACCGATGCACAGGTGGCGGACTGGTTGGATTTTAAGCGTGTGCCGGCGAACAGAGCGCTCAATCTTTTGCAACCATGCCAAGCGCTGAAGTGGTACCGCGTGTCGAACGTTGTGAACAACTCGCGCAATAAATCGGACCAATGCAACAAACCGCTCGAGCAGGGCAAATCGGGTGACGGAAGCGGCAAGTCTGGCGTCGTTCCGAAAAGCAAAATGATGCAATCGTGGCTGATTGTTAAGAAGCGAAAGCATGACGATGGCGAAGAAAAGCCCCCAGCTGTGGAGGGTTCGGTAAAGCAGGAATTGAAGACGGAACCGGTGGACAAGAAACCGAAACCCGATCCGGATGTGCCATGA
- the LOC121589290 gene encoding uncharacterized protein LOC121589290, with product MLKRKWSNKQYCGDVESNPFEFAYRGSVFDPYKKDSNKVPTVEEQSRLSATTADAEDLIEAIPLPAHRLSAKVRQQYLYYLERVLRKNYHTWLSSYSGHPGDNPFSDGELRQCAEAIEMRAVQSCMITSLYQNFILQKIGEIRKQTTLGLIHPNLTDVKFQPAYVKREQCHVGVQTDCGEASESFAFPNATVPMLNLPEISLEEKMELFHRNHSTSEHSSYAESSTKHSVQKHEPIAHTTPVQMSNSVPLTVDGPTGSMMEGPRPRNDAMDDAILKELQAMFEPADVDEVNIFEWSEDQAQVKAIINEIESVKPTQAQGQYGSSRAAPASPSLDRKALLPDRSPRVGPGAQQPPDLRCSMWPCELHRQRMRLRNLLVKIAEDNYRRYERLVQTQFVTLFGADDGEEQDLGPYSPSIELNEVLVSSCRQRIAKWVVQALMRPLNDGLIGNRFLFKKLAKRLADGIIYQNQYPDKKFIRKYIDEYFCSHAQIKSIEDIT from the exons ATGCTGAAACGAAAATG gAGTAACAAACAGTACTGTGGCGATGTCGAGTCGAATCCATTCGAGTTTGCCTATCGCGGGAGTGTGTTTGACCCTTACAAGAAGGACTCGAACAAAGTGCCCACGGTCGAGGAACAGTCACGCCTCAGTGCCACAACAGCGGACGCGGAGGACCTGATCGAGGCCATTCCACTCCCTGCCCACCGTTTGTCGGCCAAAGTTCGTCAACAGTATCTATACTATTTGGAGCGTGTTTTGCGCAAAAACTATCATACCTGGTTATCGTCTTACAGCGGCCACCCTGGCGATAATCCGTTCTCGGATGGTGAGCTGCGGCAATGTGCAGAAGCTATTGAAATGCGAGCG GTTCAATCGTGTATGATTACATCGctttatcaaaattttattcTCCAAAAG ATTGGAGAAATCAGAAAACAAACCACCCTCGGACTCATTCATCCGAATCTCACCGATGTAAAGTTTCAACCGGCATACGTCAAGCGAGAACAGTGTCACGTGGGTGTGCAGACCGATTGTGGTGAAGCATCGGAATCCTTTGCATTCCCAAATGCAACCGTACCGATGCTCAACCTTCCCGAGATAAGCTTAGAAGAAAAGATGGAATTGTTTCACCGAAATCACTCCACCTCAGAACATTCATCATACGCCGAGAGCAGTACGAAACATTCGGTGCAAAAGCACGAACCCATCGCACACACCACGCCAGTACAAATGTCGAACAGTGTGCCATTAACGGTAGACGGTCCCACCGGCTCGATGATGGAAGGCCCACGGCCCCGCAATGATGCCATGGACGATGCGATACTCAAGGAGCTACAGGCAATGTTTGAACCCGCGGACGTTGACGAGGTAAACATATTCGAATGGAGCGAAGATCAGGCCCAGGTGAAAGCAATCATAAATGAGATTGAAAGCGTCAAACCGACCCAAGCACAAGGGCAGTATGGGAGCAGCAGGGCAGCACCCGCCAGCCCATCACTCGATCGAAAAGCGTTACTTCCCGACCGTTCACCACGGGTCGGCCCTGGCGCACAGCAGCCGCCCGATTTGCGCTGCAGCATGTGGCCGTGTGAGTTGCACAGGCAGCGGATGAGGCTGCGCAATTTGTTGGTAAAAATAGCGGAAGACAATTACCGCCGGTACGAGCGGCTGGTACAAACGCAGTTCGTCACCCTGTTCGGTGCGGACGACGGGGAGGAGCAGGACCTTGGCCCGTACAGTCCCTCGATCGAGCTGAACGAGGTGCTGGTATCGAGCTGCCGGCAGCGCATCGCCAAATGGGTGGTGCAGGCGCTGATGCGACCGCTCAACGATGGGCTGATAGGAAATAGGTTTCTATTTAAAAAGCTGGCCAAGCGGCTGGCCGATGGTATCATCTACCAGAATCAGTATCCGG aTAAAAAATTCATTCGAAAATACATCGATGAGTATTTCTGCTCCCATGCACAAATCAAAAGTATTGAGGATATAACATGA
- the LOC121589291 gene encoding maternal effect protein oskar isoform X2, which translates to MGLLAPITSCDGEEELQVQLRSVIITRSKAGATVDEIIDDYRELTGIHLLDRFYTHSALLNYLFGMEGVWCSTDGAHGLMLWFCRTARTKHVVDMIQAQRSPRGPGGSNYRRYMPRATGAPVNNFQYCYSTAGTQMGGPGTVESDGLFGDMMPQPQPARPYRVRRAPRAERRHPYTRRSGGQHRSAGWRQSRSDELDFSMYGPSYHRHQLVGDDFFLAIAKWELGFSFDPGHDIDMSGLCISGLTLSEAAKRVEMAPFIADHVLVNVGTVDLLHGRAMIDLIHDFNQLVARFRERNVEPIMTTLTPIANSGGRTTMAERLLKLNEYICRTCPRTIDLWKHFVHADGTVRFECFQPGPRKVSGSIMPHVLWNKLGRQHMLGVLGNEIAAQLTTSEEWRYY; encoded by the exons ATGGGTTTACTCGCACCAATCACATCTTGCGACGGCGAGGAAGAGCTGCAGGTACAGCTGCGCAGCGTTATCATCACCCGGTCGAAGGCGGGTGCAACGGTGGACGAAATAATAG ACGACTATCGGGAGCTAACGGGGATACACCTGCTGGACCGATTTTACACCCATTCCGCGCTGCTAAACTACCTTTTCGGGATGGAGGGCGTTTGGTGCTCAACCGACGGTGCACATGGTTTGATGCTGTGGTTCTGCCGGACAGCCCGGACCAAGCACGTGGTCGACATGATACAGGCGCAGCGGTCCCCGCGCGGCCCCGGCGGCAGCAATTATCGACGCTACATGCCACGTGCTACCGGGGCGCCGGTGAACAACTTTCAGTACTGCTACTCGACGGCCGGCACGCAAATGGGCGGCCCCGGCACCGTGGAATCTGATGGCCTTTTCGGCGATATGATGCCACAGCCACAGCCGGCACGGCCCTACCGTGTGAGGCGTGCGCCCCGCGCCGAGAGAAGACATCCGTACACGCGTCGAAGCGGCGGCCAGCACCGGTCCGCAGGTTGGAGACAGTCCCGATCGGATGAGCTTGATTTT TCGATGTACGGACCGTCGTACCATCGTCATCAGCTGGTGGGAGACGACTTTTTCCTAGCCATAGCTAAATGGGAGCTCGGATTTTCATTCGATCCAG GCCACGACATCGATATGAGCGGACTATGCATCTCAGGACTAACGCTCTCGGAGGCTGCCAAACGCGTCGAGATGGCGCCGTTCATCGCGGACCACGTGCTGGTGAACGTCGGCACGGTCGATCTGCTGCACGGACGCGCGATGATCGATCTGATCCATGACTTCAACCAGCTGGTGGCCCGGTTCCGCGAGCGTAACGTGGAACCGATCATGACAACGCTGACTCCGATCGCCAACAGTGGCGGCCGCACGACGATGGCCGAGCGGCTGCTCAAGCTGAACGAGTACATCTGCCGCACCTGTCCGCGCACGATCGATCTGTGGAAGCACTTTGTGCACGCGGACGGTACGGTGCGGTTCGAGTGCTTCCAGCCCGGACCGCGCAAGGTGTCCGGCAGCATTATGCCGCACGTGCTGTGGAACAAGCTCGGCCGGCAGCACATGCTCGGTGTGCTGGGGAACGAAATAGCCGCCCAGCTGACCACCAGCGAAGAGTGGCGGTACTACTGA
- the LOC121589291 gene encoding uncharacterized protein LOC121589291 isoform X1, translating into MGLLAPITSCDGEEELQVQLRSVIITRSKAGATVDEIIGTASAIERRRIVLLWLSRVLMCVCVIVLYFTTVHVDDYRELTGIHLLDRFYTHSALLNYLFGMEGVWCSTDGAHGLMLWFCRTARTKHVVDMIQAQRSPRGPGGSNYRRYMPRATGAPVNNFQYCYSTAGTQMGGPGTVESDGLFGDMMPQPQPARPYRVRRAPRAERRHPYTRRSGGQHRSAGWRQSRSDELDFSMYGPSYHRHQLVGDDFFLAIAKWELGFSFDPGHDIDMSGLCISGLTLSEAAKRVEMAPFIADHVLVNVGTVDLLHGRAMIDLIHDFNQLVARFRERNVEPIMTTLTPIANSGGRTTMAERLLKLNEYICRTCPRTIDLWKHFVHADGTVRFECFQPGPRKVSGSIMPHVLWNKLGRQHMLGVLGNEIAAQLTTSEEWRYY; encoded by the exons ATGGGTTTACTCGCACCAATCACATCTTGCGACGGCGAGGAAGAGCTGCAGGTACAGCTGCGCAGCGTTATCATCACCCGGTCGAAGGCGGGTGCAACGGTGGACGAAATAATAGGTACGGCGAGCGCGATCGAACGCCGGAGGATCGTGCTGCTCTGGCTGAGCCGCGTgctaatgtgtgtttgtgtgattgtcCTCTATTTCACTACCGTTCACGTAGACGACTATCGGGAGCTAACGGGGATACACCTGCTGGACCGATTTTACACCCATTCCGCGCTGCTAAACTACCTTTTCGGGATGGAGGGCGTTTGGTGCTCAACCGACGGTGCACATGGTTTGATGCTGTGGTTCTGCCGGACAGCCCGGACCAAGCACGTGGTCGACATGATACAGGCGCAGCGGTCCCCGCGCGGCCCCGGCGGCAGCAATTATCGACGCTACATGCCACGTGCTACCGGGGCGCCGGTGAACAACTTTCAGTACTGCTACTCGACGGCCGGCACGCAAATGGGCGGCCCCGGCACCGTGGAATCTGATGGCCTTTTCGGCGATATGATGCCACAGCCACAGCCGGCACGGCCCTACCGTGTGAGGCGTGCGCCCCGCGCCGAGAGAAGACATCCGTACACGCGTCGAAGCGGCGGCCAGCACCGGTCCGCAGGTTGGAGACAGTCCCGATCGGATGAGCTTGATTTT TCGATGTACGGACCGTCGTACCATCGTCATCAGCTGGTGGGAGACGACTTTTTCCTAGCCATAGCTAAATGGGAGCTCGGATTTTCATTCGATCCAG GCCACGACATCGATATGAGCGGACTATGCATCTCAGGACTAACGCTCTCGGAGGCTGCCAAACGCGTCGAGATGGCGCCGTTCATCGCGGACCACGTGCTGGTGAACGTCGGCACGGTCGATCTGCTGCACGGACGCGCGATGATCGATCTGATCCATGACTTCAACCAGCTGGTGGCCCGGTTCCGCGAGCGTAACGTGGAACCGATCATGACAACGCTGACTCCGATCGCCAACAGTGGCGGCCGCACGACGATGGCCGAGCGGCTGCTCAAGCTGAACGAGTACATCTGCCGCACCTGTCCGCGCACGATCGATCTGTGGAAGCACTTTGTGCACGCGGACGGTACGGTGCGGTTCGAGTGCTTCCAGCCCGGACCGCGCAAGGTGTCCGGCAGCATTATGCCGCACGTGCTGTGGAACAAGCTCGGCCGGCAGCACATGCTCGGTGTGCTGGGGAACGAAATAGCCGCCCAGCTGACCACCAGCGAAGAGTGGCGGTACTACTGA